Below is a window of Fervidobacterium pennivorans DSM 9078 DNA.
GGTAACGTAACCATTGTATCTATCGCGGAAACCATAGTACTTCAAAGGTCCATGGATATGAATAATCCTGTTAAAACCACTACCAATGAATTTCTTGGTTATGTAGAATATACCATCGTAACCATCGCTGACAATACTGTCAATCCTGAGTCCGTCAATATAATGATCTACCAAAACAACTTTGCCATTTTTCGAAATTTTCTCTATCTCCTCCTCAGAGGCGTCGCTCCCAACGAGTATGTATCCGTCATATTTGTGATGTTTACCTTGAAGAACCTCATCCAATAGAAGAATATCTAATGAAATTTTGTAGATACCTGCAGTGTTTTCAATCGCGTCAAGGATTATTTTGTAGAATATGCCGACATCACTTTGGATGAGTTCTTTTATCCTTTGACTTATAACAACTGCCACGCTGAATATCTTTTTACGTGCCAAAGTTTTGGCTGAGACGTGTGGAACATATCCGAGTTCTTTGACAGCTTTTAAGACCTTAATCTCAGTTTCTTCGGAAACATACCCGGTTCCGTTTAAAACTCTAGAAACTGTTGCAGTTGAAACCCCTGCTCTTTTTGCAACATCATCTATGGAAACCATAATTTGTTCACCTCCGGAAAAAATTTTACCAAATGAAAGACATGACGAAGACATTTTGCTAATGTAAGCGTTTACACATCGAAGATATTATATCAAGTGAAAGAGATAGCTCCAAAAATTATAATACAAAGAGAAAGCAAACAAATTTAATAATAACGAAGAACATAAAAGATTTATGTTTATAATTATCCATAAACTTCATTTTTTTTTAGTTATTATACTTTCGCATAGTGTGTAGTAAAATATATAATAGACGCAGTATGTAAACGCTTACACAGTTCCTTTCCTACACTCTTCCAAGGAGGTGTTAGCATGAAAAAACTTGTTCTATTGTTGGCTATCTTGTTAAGTTTGGTAGTATTTGCTGGGTCCTTTTCAATTCCTGTGATTGCTGGTCAAGTTGAGGTACCGGTAGTTGTGCAGATGGGAAAACTGGTCGACATGCTCCCCGAAGACTTTGAACCAGATTGGACAAGTTTGAGAATCTTAGTAGAAGGTGTGGAAGTGCCTTTCCAGATTGAAGATGTTGATGGTAACGGACGTATATCTGCACCTGACTATTTGGTTTTCATCGCAAAAGGGAATACACAGATAGTTGTTCAGGATGCCCCAGGAAAAGCTGTTGTATACCCAAAGGCATTTGAAGTTGTAAAGGATTCAAAAGGGTGGACGATCAAAGCTGTTGACGAGAGTATAGAAGCCGTGGTAAATGACCACGGACTTTTGCAAGTTACCAAATTTGGCAGTGTGAAAGCAAAGTTAGTTGACGAAGTTGGAATTGCAAGAGTCAGCGGTTGGTACAATTCTACATATTACGTTGATGGAAAACTAGGAGACCACCATGAGGAAACAAGTGGAGCTTTTAGAGTAGTTTCATTGAAAGTGCTTGACCCAGGTCCTGTTGCAGTGTGTGTTGTTGCGGTTCTTAAATCTGAGAAATTCAACGGTCTAAAGCAGGAGCTTGTCACTCACCTTTTCAAAAACGGTGATATTCTTGTAGACAACAGATTCGTTTTTGAAACGTACGCCGATATGATGAAACTCCAAACAATGATTACAAGACCGATTATTCCAGCATTCGATGATACTCTACACATCCTTCCGGTGTTCAGACGACTTGTATGGGCAGACCAACTTAATATAACTCCATACGAGTACTGGTTGCAAAGAAACGCAATTACGTGGGTTGACAACATGCCGTACATCACATTCCCCGCTGGAAGTAGTATGAAACCACTTTGGTGGGGTGCTACTTATATTTTTGCTTCCATGGAAAGATGGAGAACTAATTTCTCACCGAAAGGTAAAATCGGCGTTGCTGAAATTCTTCCAGAAATCCCTGTTGTTCCTGCTGACTATAAGAAGTGGTTAGATGGCGACACATGGGTTTACGAAAGTCTCGAATTCCGTGATGGAGTATTCAAATGGATGCCTGGAGAATTCGAAGCATATCCATCAACAACAGGAGTTTATTCAATGAAAGTTGAGGATATGCCAAACAGATACAAAGCAGGAGACATTGTGCAACACTTGAGATTGTACAGCATTTATAGTGCCAAGAGTGTAGAAGAAGCTATCAAATTCATCGAGGCAAAAAGCAATTCGTTTAGGAGCTTGAAAATAGGGGAATAAAATAGCTGTACTTTGCCGGAGGCCGGTTGTCCGGCCTCTTTTATTTGATTTAGAAAAGATGTGGTTCATAGAGAGGGTGATATTCAGGATGAAGAGGGTGTTTGTTGCTTTTGTTACGGTTATTCTTTCTTACGTTTGCTTTGGAGGTATAATTTTCAACAATACACATCTTGAAAGACTTAGTCAGCAATTCACCTTAAACGGTGAGATTGTAAAAGGATACTGGGTTTATGCCAACAACAAGGGTGATTATTTCGAGGTAACAACAGCCCAAAACGAAGGAGATTTTTGCGTAGATGACGTAGCACGTGTCGTGCTTTTGTATACAGAGGCATATGAAATTCTGAAAGAGGAGAAATACCTTTCCCTTGCAATCGAAGCCTCGAAGTTTGTACTTCAAATGCAAGCAACCGATGGTGAGTTTTACAACTTTGCGTGGCAAGATGGCACAATAAACAAATATGGTGTCACTAGTGAAAAGTCCTCGTCTTGGTGGACTCTTCGTGCTTTTGCTGCACTATCAAAGCTTTCGCAATATTATAAAGATACAAAAGTTGTTAACGCAGTAAGAAAAGCTTACAGTGCAATTAAGAAATCGCCACCTGTATATGGGGACCAACTTGCGATGTATATCCTCGGGCTATCATATTATGTGATTTCAACAAAAGATGAAAATGCGAAAAAGGAACTAATGAAATACGCTAATGAACTTATTAATTATCAGTGGAAAGAATACAAATACTTACCGGGTTTCTTTTCGGTTTACCAAGACAAATTCAACTGGAATGGATGGGGTAATCATTATCCTGAGGCACTTATCGAGGCATACAAAATAGTTGGTGATAACCGTTACCTCTCAATTGCCCGTGAATCTTTAGATAGCCAGGTCCCGTTGCTTCTTTCAACAGGCTTGATTTATTCCATCGGAAGATACGTAAAACTATTTCCAGAGCTTGCTTATGCGCTTGAATGTGTTGCTGTTCCTTCAGTTAAATTATATGAAATGACGAAAGATGAGAATTACGCTTACTATTCAGCATTGTTAACCTCTTGGTTATTTGGTGGAAATAGGCTAAACATAAGGATGCTAGGTGAAAATGGAGAAGGTTACGATGGCTTAGAATACATGCACTACAACAGGAATGCAGGTGCGGAATCAACCATCTGCGCATTAAGAACATTACTATATGCAACCAAACTTCCTGAAGATTTTCAGAACCTTGCGACTAAGCCTGTTATCTTGGGTAGAAATGGAATGATAGTTTTAGAAGTTGAAGCTTTCGATCCAGGACTTTCCAGTGTCCGTTTTATCTCTGGGGATTTCGGCGGTGGTGCAGCGTTTCAAATCGAAGGCAAAGCAAAATTGAAAAAAGAGATATCGGAGATACCGGAAGGTCATTACTTTGCTTTTTTGTCTGGTGATTTTAAAAACACGACGGTGATTGTTTCTTCAAAATCGCAAGTTAAGAAAGAAATATCGGGAAGTGGTATTTTTGAAATAGGTGAAATCGAAGTTACCGGAACTATAAACGTATCTGTTTCTAGCTCATGCCTATTTGATCAAATAATACTGATTCCTCAAAATACAGGAATCACGTTTAAAATAAGCGACAAAGGGATGACATTATACTATGATTTCAATAACAGAAAAACCATAATAGTTGACGACGTTCTTTTTTTGAGCAGAGAAGATAATGTTTTTACTACTTTAACTGTTAAACTAAAGGTTGTAGACACTTTCATTGTGCTTGAGCTTCGAGAACTTTTCAATAATGATGGTTTTGCCATTCCTCAAAAACCTGGGAACTTCGATAACCTTGGAGGTATTGTGGGTGCCTACCTTCCTGAAAACGAAGTGTCAGAAGGAGTAATAGCGATTAAGGGTGTACCTTTTGAAATTGTAGCAAATGGAAATGATAACGTGCGTTGCGATGGTCAAAAGATAGTTTTCCAACAACCAATCAATTGTTCTAAGATCTACATACTAGCGGCAGCAAATCATGGTGATTACAAGGCTGACTTTCTAATAAATCAGAAAGTTTATTCAGTCAAAATCAATGATTGGTGTAATCAGCCTAATGCAGTTGAATTTGACTATCGTTATATGCAAAATGGCGAACGACAATACATAAAATGCGGTCTGAGTCTTTACGAATTGGACATCTCAAATTTAAACGAGGAATTGAAGGAGATAATTCTGCCACGTGAAATTAATGTGCATATTTTTGGAATAACTCTCAAATGATTTGCTCTGACAACTTTAGAACAAATACCAACAATCAATCTGCCGCATTTTGCGGCAGATTTTTACATCTTCTGACCTTTAAAATGCTTAATATTTGATTAGTTTTGCCTGCTTCTTTGTAATTATCAAATTTCTCGCATTGGTGACTTACCTACCTGTTCTATCCTTTTAACAAGGTTGTATAATTCTCTGGAAAACGTTCCAAGTTGTGTAACTGTTTGACTTGAATATGGGAAAATATAAGCAGGTTGAAATTCTACACCTCAAGGAAAAGGAGGGATAAAGATGGCTTGGATGAAAAGATTGGTAGTTTTTGCGCTCCTGATTAGCGTTCTTTCACTTGCAGCTTTAAAAGTCGAGGGGAACAAGGTCATCTTCACATTCACCTATCCACAAGCGAACACGGTTCATCTTGCCGGGACATTTAACAACTGGTCAACCACAGCCAACCCGATGAGAAGAGAAGGCGACACATGGATTACCGAACTCGAGCTAAAACCGGGGACTTATCAGTATAAGTTTGTCATTGACGGTGGTAAGGTTTGGAAAGAAGACCCAGATGCACCAGGTTACACAGACGATAGCTTTGGTGGAAAAAACGGTGTATTTACCCTTGCTCTTAAGGATGGAAACTTGGTTATAGTTGCTCCTGCTCCCGAGATTGCTGGAAAGATTGAAATTAACGAAGAAAGAGAAGAGAATTTCTATATTGAGGATAACGTGTATGTTGTCATCCGCTTTTATAAACCTGATGCGAAATACGTCTTCATTGCTGGTTCGTTCAATAACTGGAGTTCATCAGATACTGAGTGCTACAGTGCAGGCGATGGTTGGTGGGAAGCTGTCCTTGAGTTGACACCTGGTGTTTATCAATACAAGTTCGTAGTCGATGGAAAAGATTGGGTAACTGACCCGAATGCACCTGCGTATGTAGATGATGGATTTGGTGGAAAGAACGGAGTGTTTGAAGTTTGGAAAGAAGACGGTCTACTGAAAGTAGGGGCACCAAGAGTCCAGTTGGAAGCAGAAGAGAAGAAAGTTGAGATGCCAAAAGAAAACATTGTCAGGTCAGTTGAGTACTCAGTCGATGGTAAATTAACTGATACAGAAAAATCGACAGCTTACTTTGAGGGAACGGGAATTTTCAAAGGAGCTTATGTAGCAAGAACATCATCAGCATTTTATGTTGCCGTAGAACTTGATAAACTGGCAAAAGACTATCTCAACCAGAATATTCTTGTCGAGGTATATACCGATTCTCCGAGAATGACTTCTGCGAATACAAAGACCTACAACGGAACGGAGCTTGCCAAAAAGGTCGGCTTTAGGTTTTCCGTGAATATGAAAACATACCCAGCAAGAAAACGTGGTTCGTTCTTTGCAGCCATGGGAGATAACACATGGGTTCTCCAGGCGAATCCATTTAAGACGGCTGTTGATGAAGTGGTAGAATTCGAAATACCATACGACATAATCGGTGTGAAGAGCGGGGAGACGTTCAACGTTTTTGTTGTAGTATCTGTTGATGGGAAAGACCAGGTAGTCCCGACCGAAGGTGTTACTGTTAAGACACCAAGTATGATTTCTGGAAATGTGATTGCCAAATTCGTTGATAAAATCGGTGATGATTACGGCTTTGGAACATACACATATCCAAAAGACCCAGCGTTTGCACCTTACAAAGGACTTTGGGATATAACAGAGGTTACAGTACTTGAAAACGAAGATGCATATGTATTTGCAATTAAATTCGCGGAGATGACAAATCCATGGGCATCACCAAAGGGATTTTCACACCAACTTGTGAACATTTACCTTGATACAAAAGATGGTGGAAGAACTGACACCTACAAAGAAGGCGCAAGAGTCCAATTTAAAGAACCGTGGGATTACTTTATAAAAATTGCAGGTTGGCCAGATTACGGTCAAGTCTTTGCAACTGCCGATGGGAAAGAGATAGCAGAAGCGATAACATACGAAGCAGATCCTGCGGACAAGGTAATATACATCGTCGTATTCAAAAAATTCCTTGATGTCCAAAAAGGCATTAAAGCTTATATACTTTCAATGAGCCAAGATGGTTTTGGAACAGACCACATAAGAGCGATTACACCAAATGCATCACAATGGACACTTGGTGGTTATCCATCAGATTCCAAAGACTACGCACCTTGGGTGCTTGATATCGTTGTCCCAGAAGGATACACCCAAGAAGAAATGCTCAAATCTTACATTCCTGGTCAGGCGTATGCAACATTGATACCTGTGGTTGTCAAATAATCCTGAAGTTAAGAAAAAATAATAACCTGCCAGCTACTGCTGGCAGGTTTCATTTTTTATTTCATTAGCTGATTTCTGCATTCTTTGTCTCAATTCCGAATATCAAAACAACAACCGAGGCGATAAGTGACAAAACAGCAAGCCAAGAAAAGATTTCTAAAAGTGATTTGTTCTGCGCAAACATATAGCCAGCAAACTGTGGAGCCAGGATACCGGCGATTCTTGCAACAACTCCAGCCATACCATTTCCAGTTCCTCTCATTGAGGTTGGGTATAACTCGGGCGTGTAAGCATACACCAGCCCCCAAACACCAAGTGTGAAGAACGAAAGTAATAGGGTAACAACGATTAGCTGGACTGTGTTAGTTACTAATGCCCAAAGTATAGCAGTTACTGCCATACC
It encodes the following:
- a CDS encoding LacI family DNA-binding transcriptional regulator; amino-acid sequence: MVSIDDVAKRAGVSTATVSRVLNGTGYVSEETEIKVLKAVKELGYVPHVSAKTLARKKIFSVAVVISQRIKELIQSDVGIFYKIILDAIENTAGIYKISLDILLLDEVLQGKHHKYDGYILVGSDASEEEIEKISKNGKVVLVDHYIDGLRIDSIVSDGYDGIFYITKKFIGSGFNRIIHIHGPLKYYGFRDRYNGYVTAMTKFGKLPITFEYDDLHEEIDSVLRRALRDWVPEVIICSNDPIAIRVLHKLQDWGYDVPGDVSIVGFDDIPAAEKEGLSTMRVQKVELGINAVKRINEILSKQSIHPYKQCIYTTYVKRNSSVI
- a CDS encoding glucodextranase DOMON-like domain-containing protein; protein product: MAWMKRLVVFALLISVLSLAALKVEGNKVIFTFTYPQANTVHLAGTFNNWSTTANPMRREGDTWITELELKPGTYQYKFVIDGGKVWKEDPDAPGYTDDSFGGKNGVFTLALKDGNLVIVAPAPEIAGKIEINEEREENFYIEDNVYVVIRFYKPDAKYVFIAGSFNNWSSSDTECYSAGDGWWEAVLELTPGVYQYKFVVDGKDWVTDPNAPAYVDDGFGGKNGVFEVWKEDGLLKVGAPRVQLEAEEKKVEMPKENIVRSVEYSVDGKLTDTEKSTAYFEGTGIFKGAYVARTSSAFYVAVELDKLAKDYLNQNILVEVYTDSPRMTSANTKTYNGTELAKKVGFRFSVNMKTYPARKRGSFFAAMGDNTWVLQANPFKTAVDEVVEFEIPYDIIGVKSGETFNVFVVVSVDGKDQVVPTEGVTVKTPSMISGNVIAKFVDKIGDDYGFGTYTYPKDPAFAPYKGLWDITEVTVLENEDAYVFAIKFAEMTNPWASPKGFSHQLVNIYLDTKDGGRTDTYKEGARVQFKEPWDYFIKIAGWPDYGQVFATADGKEIAEAITYEADPADKVIYIVVFKKFLDVQKGIKAYILSMSQDGFGTDHIRAITPNASQWTLGGYPSDSKDYAPWVLDIVVPEGYTQEEMLKSYIPGQAYATLIPVVVK